TGCGAGAACATCAGTGTAAATGCTCCGATATATGCTTGTAGTAATGGTTCGGACTTTACTAAAGCCATCATATCTTCTTTTGTCATCATTTGAGTGCGTGATGTATCTGTTCTTGTTATATGACTTGGCAATAAAAATAAGGATACAATTGTTCCGATCATCATGAGGGTAGAAATAGTGATAAAGACCCATTGAATCCCTGCAGTTGCTTTCATAATACCGCTAAAGGCAGGTCCAACGATCGCTGCTGTTCCGACAGCCGCCCCAGATAATGCCATTGCTTTTCCTTGCTTTGTAGATTTTGTTTGTTTGGACAGGAAAGTAAAGGCAGCAGGGATTAAGAAGCCATCACTAAATCCATGCAGGAAACGAACGACAAGCAATTGTTCACCATTTTGAACAATGGTATATAGTAAAACTATGAAACTTGTAATCCCCATGCTCGTATAAAGTACTTTCTTTGCACCAAATTTATCAACAGATATGCCAGCAATAATGTTACCAATCATATTAGCAAATGAATACATACCTATGACAAGCCCAATTATAAGCGGAGTTCCTCCAAGACTTTGTGCGTAAGTACTCATAATCGGTAATTGTGAAAATGTATCTAAAAACGCGATGATAACAATAAAATAGATAAAATATTTCAAGCGATGTTCACCTCTCCTATGCTATTATGGCATAATGCGAATTTTAACTGCAATGAAATTGAATGAAATGTGGAAAAAAGTATAAAGTGACAAAATAATGTACAGTAGTTGTTAAAAATTTGTGAAATGTACATTGTTTTTAGGGACATATGGATAGCGATACTATAATCAATTCGTAAACTTCACCACATTAAGTATACAGAGAGAAGGATGCAGAAAATGAAAACTTTACTTTGGCACAATCAGCGTGATGTATGAGTAGAAGAAGTTCCAGAACCAACTGTACGAACAGGAACAGTGAAAATTCTTGTTTCACCTAATATAATATATAAGTTCAACAAGAAAGGTAGCTTTTTCTAGCAGTAGAGGGAGGCTACTTTTTGAGGTTCGGGGCCCCTTTTTTTACAATCTTTTATTCATTTCTTTGCAGTAGATTCATAATTTCCGATTACAATGTAAGGGTATTTAAGTTGTGTCTAGAGATATTGGAAAGCGAAAGAAGAGATGGAATGAAATGTTTTTTTGTTCTCTTTTTAATTCTTCATGTAATGCTAATGTGAAGTGAAAATTTGCTAAAACTAGAATGGTAAAAAAATATTGACTGGAACAAAACATGACACTCTACGGTCCCTTTATAGAGCTTTTGGTAATTATTTTTATCTAATGTCATACATGAATTTTACTTAAAAGTTAATTGTATGGGTAATTATTTTAATTTTCAATAAAATAGATTATGAAAATTTACATATTTTAATTTAATGATAGTATTTCCATAAAAGGTGAGATATTCTAGTCATAGGTTAACCGGATAAAATCATAGGATCCCAACGATATGTTTTTTTATTACTTAATGATAAATGGAGGATTTGTTATATGAAAAAGAAAGTACTTGCTTTAGCAGCGGCAATTACATTAGTAGCACCGATGCAAACGGTAGCATTTGCGCATGAAAATGACGGGGCATATAGAGTTGGAAAACTTCAGGGCTGGTCTGCTGAAGCTCGACATCAAGAGGGAGTAAATTCTCATTTATGGATTGTCAATCGTGCAATAGATATCATGTCTCGCAACACAACAATTGTAAAACAAGAGCAATTGGCATTATTAAATGAATGGCGTACAGATTTAGAGAATGGTATTTATTCTGCTGATTATGAAAATCCTTATTATGATAATAGTACATTTACTTCTCATTTCTATGATCCAGATAGCGGGAAAACGTATATCTCATTTGCTAAGCAAGCAAAAGAAACTGGTGCAAAATATTTCAAACTTGCTGGCGAATCTTATCAAAATAAAGATATGAAACAAGCATTCTTCTATTTAGGTTTATCTCTTCATTATTTAGGAGATGTGAATCAACCAATGCATGCAGCAAATTTTACGAATCTTTCTTATCCACAAGGCTTTCATTCTAAATATGAAAATTTTGTAGATACAATAAAAGATAACTATAAGGTAACAGATGGAAATGGATATTGGAACTGGAAAGGAAGTAATCCAGAAGATTGGATTCATGCAGCGGCAGTAGTAGCAAAACAAGATTTCCCTGGCATTGTAAATGATAATACAAAAGAGTGGTTTGTGAAAGCAACTATATCACAGGAGTATGCAGACAAATGGCGTGCTGAG
The window above is part of the Bacillus cytotoxicus NVH 391-98 genome. Proteins encoded here:
- a CDS encoding MFS transporter — protein: MKYFIYFIVIIAFLDTFSQLPIMSTYAQSLGGTPLIIGLVIGMYSFANMIGNIIAGISVDKFGAKKVLYTSMGITSFIVLLYTIVQNGEQLLVVRFLHGFSDGFLIPAAFTFLSKQTKSTKQGKAMALSGAAVGTAAIVGPAFSGIMKATAGIQWVFITISTLMMIGTIVSLFLLPSHITRTDTSRTQMMTKEDMMALVKSEPLLQAYIGAFTLMFSQGIVTYMLPMKVEALALKSSTTGMMMSIFGITAILFFLLPTNRIFDRFNRSKMMLIGITVMALSLSLLGLFTTKGMIFIVMMIYGVGFAILFPSINALLVENTTENNRGKAFGLFYAFFSLGVVAGSFTIGAIGASPSVSFIIGTAFLLTFAGMIYVRGKVKKTMLG
- the cerA gene encoding phospholipase CerA encodes the protein MKKKVLALAAAITLVAPMQTVAFAHENDGAYRVGKLQGWSAEARHQEGVNSHLWIVNRAIDIMSRNTTIVKQEQLALLNEWRTDLENGIYSADYENPYYDNSTFTSHFYDPDSGKTYISFAKQAKETGAKYFKLAGESYQNKDMKQAFFYLGLSLHYLGDVNQPMHAANFTNLSYPQGFHSKYENFVDTIKDNYKVTDGNGYWNWKGSNPEDWIHAAAVVAKQDFPGIVNDNTKEWFVKATISQEYADKWRAEVTPMTGKRLMDAQRVTAGYIQLWFDTYVNR